The stretch of DNA GCGGGTCGCAGGTGGATGTGTTCATGAATGACCTCCGGGAATTGGGTTCCGGGAGATCATGGCGCGTCAGGCGCGTCTCTTCCACCCCGTGAGGGAGAAAGAGTGCCGCGAATGGGAAAGAAAGGGACTTTGGGGGAGCATCAGCCTAGCGTCCCAGGGAGATGGGTGGGGATGAATAGTCTTGATTCGTGAGGGGGCTATGCCCGAGCGATTAGCTCAGGAACCTTGGCAAACACTTCGATTGTCTTCCACTCGCTGCGAGTTATTGGTTTTATCGCATTTTCGATAGACGAACTCCGGATCAAGGTCTGCGCCTGCCTCCCACTCGATTGTGTCGAATACAACCCGCACTTTTTGAAAAGCATCTTTGTTCCTGATGCGGCTAAAAATTCCAAAATTCAGATAGGGTTTCATATCCAAATTCCCCTTTTCTCCATTATGAAATGTGACTTCAAGCAGGTAGTCATCTTTAGGAGTGACTGCTTTTACAGATGGGTGCATTTTTACATCCTTTTATTGTAGTGGCTGAA from Spartobacteria bacterium encodes:
- a CDS encoding DUF2442 domain-containing protein, giving the protein MHPSVKAVTPKDDYLLEVTFHNGEKGNLDMKPYLNFGIFSRIRNKDAFQKVRVVFDTIEWEAGADLDPEFVYRKCDKTNNSQRVEDNRSVCQGS